The Methylomonas sp. UP202 DNA window GGCGTAACGTTAAACTTTACCAAGCCGCCAGCGAGTTGCTGGAGCGCTATCAAAATCGCGGTACCTTGACCGCGCTGGTCGGCGACGAACCTCTCTTGCAATTCGACAAAGTCGAAATGGAAAGTCTGGTACAAGATTACCAAGACAAGTTCGACGCGGAAAAGCTGAATTCTGACGAGTCGCAGTCCGGGCGTTAGTCCCGACGGCAATACTTTGGGGCCGGTTTTATCCTGTAGCGATAGCGGCTCGCGAGGAATTGCATTTATTCTCAGGTCAGCCGCTTATGCTGGCTAGGCGCCGGCACGGGTGGTGATGAGCGACGGTATGGCTTGGCGTTTGATACCGTCGGTTTGCCGACTTTGGCGCCAAAATCACTCATGCAAATCCCCTGCCGCTTTACGCCGTTGCTGGGTGCGTCATCATGTCGCACCCAGCAACGCACGGTTTTTGCCGATTCCGGCACTGCTTGACCTTGCAAATACGTTAAAATTTGAACAGGCACCTTCACTTGCCGGCAGTTATTCATCAAACGCAGGAACTAGCGAGATACGCAATGACGACAAAAACAACCTTTTTAAAGACTCTGGGCATTGCGGTGCTGACCACGGGCTTGCTAGCCTGTAACGGCGCCGAAGAGCGTAAAGCCAAATACATGGACGAAGGTAAGCAGTTGCTGCAGGCCGGCGATTTCGAGAAAGCCCAGCTTGCTTTCAAAAATGTGTTGCAAATCGATCCCAAGGATTGGGAAAGCCGTTATCAAATGGCCGAGGCTCTGAGCAAGCAAGGGAAAATTGAAAACGCTTTCAAGGAATATAGTACCGTTGTCGCCAATAGTGAAAATCATGTAATGGCGCGTGTTAGGGTTGGCCAGCTGTTATTGTTGAATCGGGCGGTGGACGAAGCTGAAAAAATGGCCGGCGAAGCCCTGGCGAAGCAACCGGACAATGTCGAGGCCTTGGTGTTGTTGGCGGGCGTTCAGGCGGCGAAAAACAATGACGACACCGCGATTGCCACGATCGAGCGCGCCTTGAAACAGAGCCCGGACGACGTGTCGGCCACACTGATGATGGCCTCGATTCAAACCAAATTGAATCAAGTCGATAAAGCCATTGGTTTGCTCAAGCAAGCCAGTGAAAAGAAGGCCGACAGCGTGCCGTTGCGCAGCATGTTGGCCGGCCTTTACGCCAAATCCGGCCAACTCGGCGAAGCCGAGACCTTGCTGGCTTCATTGATCAAACTTGAGCCGCAACAACTGCAGCATTACCGAACCTTGGCTTTGTTCCAAGTCAGTACTCAGCAACTGGATAAAGCCGAGGCGACATTGCGCGACGCGGTTCAACAGCTCCCGGACAACGATACCGCCAAATCCTATTTGGTGGATTTCTTGCTTGAAAAGCGCAGTCCGGAAGTGGCAACCGCCGAGTTGTTGCCGATGATCGAAAAGAAACCGGACGCTTACGATTTGCGCTTCAAACTGGCCAACATCCAGCTAGGGCTGAAGCAAGTCGATAAGGCCGAAGCCACGTTAAAAGAGGTGGTCGAGCTCGATAAACTGGGAGCCAGCGGTATCAGTGCCCGCAACAAGTTGGCCGCGTTGTATTCGATGACCAAGCGCGTCGATGAAGCGAAGGTCTTGAACAAGGAGGTGTTGGACAACAATCCGCGTGATGCCGAGGCGTTGACCTTGCGGGGCCAATTCGCGCTGAACGACAACAAAATGCCGGAAGCGATTTCCGATTTCCGTTCGGTACTGGTCGATCAGCCCAACAATATTGCGGTCTTGAAATTGCTGGCCGCGGCACATCTGCGTAACAATGAAGATGAACTGGCTAGGGAAAACATGGAAAAAGTCGTCGCGGCGGCTCCCGCCGACGAGGTCGCGCGCATGGATTTGGCGGGCTTGTTCATGAAGGCGGGTCGGCAGGATCAAGCCAAGCAGCAGTTGGAAGCGTTGATCAAGGCCAACCCTAAAAGTTTGAAAGGTTTGGAAGCATTGTTTAAGTTCGAACTCAGTCAAAAGCACTGGGATAAAGCCCAGGATGTCGCGACCCAGGTACAGCAACTATCCGATAAGGATGCCACCGGTTTTTATATGTCGGGATTGGGTTATCAGGCTGAAAACAAGCTGGATGCCAGTGTCGAGGCCTTTCAAAAAGCCTTGGACCGCAAACCCGATGCGATCGAGCCGCTAACCGAGATGGTCAAAAGTTTGTTGGTGTTGAAGCAGCCCGAGAAGGCCGTCGCCAAACTGCAACAAGTCATCAAACAGCAGCCCGACCATTTCGTCGCCTACAATTTGCTTGGTGGCGTTTATTTGAACCAACAAAAATTTGCCGACGCCAAAGCCATCTATCAAAAGGCGTTGACAATCAAACCCGAATGGTACAGCCCGTATCGGAACTTGGCGTTGATCGAACTCGCGCAGAAGAATCAGCCCGAAGCTGAAGCAATCTACCGCAAAGGCATCGAAAAAACCAATGGCGCACTGGAGCTGGTCGACGACTTGGCGCGGCTGATACACCGTAGCGGTAATCACGAGAAGGTTTTGGCTCTCTACGAAGAGTCTTATAAAGCCCATCCGGATTCGGCGGTGGCGGTCAATAATTTGGCCAGCTACATTTCCGATTTCGCGGCGACGCCCGAGAATTTGCAGCGCGCCGAGAAAATGGCCGAACCTTTGGCTAAGGCGAACAACGCGAACTTGCTGGATACCGTCGGTTGGATTGCTTACAAACAGGGCAAGTTCGACAGAGCCAAGGAGTTGTTGCTACAGGTTGTCGAGAAAGCACCGAATGCCGCGATCAGCCGCTACCACCTAGGAATGGTGTATTTCAAACTGAACGATACCGTTAATGCCAAGGAGCAATTGCAAAAGGCGGTGGACGGTAAGGTTGAATTCGACGGCTTAGCGGAAGCCAAGGAAACGTTGGCGAAGCTTTAAGCCGGCAGAGGCGCCAAACTAAAAAGGCTAGTTCCGTTGGGAACTAGCCTTTTTTATTGTTTGATGGTCTGGAAAGTTTCTTTAGCCGATCGGGTTTAAAGTGTCGGAGCGGTAAGTTGCGCCTAAAACCGTAATCGACTCGAAAGTCATTTCAACGAGCTTTAAAGCGCGACGTTCAGACTTGTTCGAAAGAGAGTTTGTCGTCGGTGGCTTTATTGAATACGCTGCCGAGCAAGTCTATGCCTTTCAGCAAATTTGCGGCGTGTTTTAGCTCCTCGGTTTTGGTATGTCCTTCGTCAACGACCAGCAACACGCAATCGACGTAGGGCGAGAAACCCAAGGTGTCGTCGTGCGACAGTATCGGCGGCATGTCGAATATGATAATCCGCGACGGATAGCGGCTTTTCAGTTCGTTAACCAGACGAACCATTTTCGGAGAACGCAACATCTCGGTCGAATTGAACAGCGGTTTGCCGGCCGGCAAAACCACTAGGCGTTCGATACCGGGGTTGACCAGCATCGTGCTCAATTCGCTGTCGTTGAGCAGATAGTCGCTGAGGCCGGCGCCTTGTGGAAAGCCGAACAACTGATGCTGGCTGGGATTTTGCAAATTGGCGTCCACCAATAATGCGGTGCGGTCCAACTCCATCGCCATGCTGATGGCTAGATTGGCGGCGGTGAGGCTATTGCCGGTTCCGGAGCCTGTGCTGGTGATGGCTACGGTTTTCCATTCCATCGCATCCATTTGCTGCAAGCAACGGGTGCGCAGCATGCGATAGGACTCCAGCCATTTGCCCTGAGGGAAGGCGGATATGATCCGATTTTGCTTGAGCAGGCGCTCGTCGGCTTTTTGTACCTTGGTTTGGGTGTAGGCGATGTTGACTTTATCGCTAGGCAGCCCGGCGGCCGGGTTTGCGGTATTTTTATCCGCTAAATTTTCGATGGAGTTCATGGCGGGTTCCCTGGTGTTTTAAGCGTTGCCCGCGACGCGCAGCAGTTTGTACCAAAATACGTCGAGCGGCATGACGATGAAATGAAATGCGATTAACGCGGCAAGACCGGCGCCGATCGCCGCGATAATCAGAATTAACCGATGCTTGCTTTGCTGTTCTTTCTCCTGCTGGCTTTCCAAATACGGTATCGTAGCCAGCGGCTCCGCGCCTAGAATCGCGGCAACGGCCTTTGGGCTATTGATTGTGGAATCCACCATTTCAGTCAGCGCAACGGCGCCGAAACCGCAAGCACCGGCGAAGACTATGCCCAGCACCAAGATTGCAATGCGGTTGGGGCTAAAGGGCTCCAGCGGCTCTTGCGGCGGGTCGATCAGGGTAAAGCGCTCGCCCTTGCGTTCTAATTCCAATTGTTGCGAGATTTGCGCTTCCATCTCGCGGGCGCTCACTTCGCGGTAGCGCAGATTGGTGTTGTCCAGTTCTTGGATCAAATCGCTGTATTCCTTTTCGACCAAAGGCGCTTGGCGCAGGCTACTACGCAGATCCTCCATTTTGGTTTGGATTTTTCCGCGAGTGTAATTAAGTGATTCGATTTCGGTATTGACCGAATCAAGCTGCGATTTCAATGTGATATAGGCCGGATTGTCCGGTTTTAACGAAACATTGCTGTAGCCCGACGATTTCGCTTCCACCAGGCTTTGTTGCAACGCGGTGATCTGCTTCTGCAATTTTTGTACATCCGGGTGTTTCTCGGAGTATTGCTTCAATAGCAGGGCTTGCTCGGCTTTTTTGTCGGTCAGCTCGGCGTTCAATTTGTTAAGGTCGTCGTTGGAGCCGATTTCTTTCTGTAAGGAATCGATTTCGCGCTTGATTTTAATGACGTCCGGATGGCTTGCGGAATGGGTCGATAAAACCGAGGGATATTGCGATTGCAGTTCCTTCAAACGGTCTTTCATATCGAAAACCCGGTTGCCGGTGGCATTGACCGCCAGCGCATTGGGATCGAGTTGAGCCAGTTCGCCCTCCAGATAAAAACGCCGGTCCTGCAGCGAGCGCTCCTGACTGTCCAGCGACAACAGTTGGTTGCTTAGGGACGTCAGTTCTTGTTGGTTCAAGGCGCTAATTTGCGGCAATTGATTCAGGTTTTTTTCCTTGAAGTTGGCTAACGCATTTTGAATTTCCTGGATCTTGACCTTCAGGCGCTTGGATTCCTCGCTGAGGAACATCGCGGCATTTTCAGCGGATTCGGTACGCGCTTTGATGTTTTCTTTCAAGAACAACGACGTCAGTTCGTTGGCGACTTTTTGCGCCAAAACCGGCGAACGATCGTCGAATGTCAGCGTAAAGGCGATCGTCGCTTGAGTGGGTTTACCATTACGTTGGTCGGCCACGTCGGCGCTGATGGTTTCGACCTTAATTCGGCTGCGCATTTTCTCCAGGATTTTTTCTTCTGGTTCGCTCTTGCGGTTGTCGGCATAGAGATCGTACTTTCTAATGATTTCCGACAGGTTGGGCCGGGTCATGATGCGCTGGCTGATAATTTGAATCCGCTGATCGGCGAAGGTTGTCACGGTCGAGCGTACCAAGTCGACCGGAATTTCCTGCGCTTCGATCAAAATTGTGGAAGTCGAGCGATAGGTGGCCGGCAAGGCTACGGCGAGAACGGCGGCGATACATGCAATGATCAGGAAGGGAATATATAAAAACCGCCTGCGCCGCTTGATGATTTTTAGGTAATCCTTGATGTCGAGGGTTTGATTGTCCACGCTATTTCACCTGACGATTGATTTGCGGTTGATAAGAAAATTGTAATTGTATGCTGTTGCCTATCGAGGTCTGGTTGAGCGCTTCGTAAGTGCGGTCTCTGTAGGTGTAAGACAGATCCAGGTCTATGTCGTTGGTCCAGCGCCAGCGTAGGTTTGGAGTGACGCTCAAATAAGTCCGGTTGTTGCTGGTGCTTACCGAGCTTAGCGTCGATTGGCCTTCGGAGATCAAGTAACTGGCGTTCAAGCCGGTACTGAGGCGTTCGCTTAAATTGTACTTACCGCGCAATCCGAAACTCGTGGATTGATTTTGAGTGCCGCTGCTGGCGGGATTTAACTGTTGCCCGGCGGATACATTGAAATTGCCCCATTCCTCGGCATGTAGCAGGTTAGCTGAAAACACGTGGCCAATCGTACTTGAGGACTGTTCTATTCCGTTAGTGGGAAAGCCGGGAAATCTGGTCACGCTCGACGATTGCGTGTCGGTATTCCGGAGGCCGGCAGACAGCGCGATTTGAGTAGTCTCGTTTACGGAGTACTGCATGCCGGCTTGGTAGGTTAGGGTTTGGGACTTCTGCGCATATGCCTGATTACCCGTAATGGTGATCGGGATTATAGCCGAGCCATTCTGAACGAAGATTCGCGTTTCTATTGGGATATTGCCATTGCTGGAGCTGAATTCAGCATAACTAGCGGTCAAATTTGCTGAAAATTGCTCGGTAAATACATGCGCCACCGTTGCCGAATATTGAGTGTTATCGTAATCCGAGTAGCGAATTGGATTGGTCAGATTCGGCTTGCGGTTGAAGGCGACATCGACGTAAGCGAAACCTAATTGCAATGTATCCTTTTCGGTCAGGTTAAAACTGAAATTGGGCGCGATTGATCGGGTTGTTTTCGGTACTTGAGTCTGTACGTCGCCGGAACCCGTTAGGTCTAGCTGGGTATTGATCGAAGACTCTTCGGAGTAGTTGGCCGATACGTCGGATTTAAAGCGTTCGCCTTTGAATAAGTGATTGATGTCGGCGATCTTTTCGGAGAAATCCAATTCAGATTCACCGTGGTAAATTAACTCATTCCATCTGAAGCTGGATTTCAATTCGTTGTCGTCGGCCAAATACCCAAAGGTCAGGCTGGGCGAAACGGTGCTGATCCAATTGTCGCGGCTAGGCTTGGGCTGCATGCGCAAGTTGTCTTCATAGCGTTCCTTGAGCCTGAAATCGGGTTGCAGCAGTAATTCGAGAGCATAACTGCCGGCTGGACAAAGCGCCATCGCAGTTACCAGTAAATCCTTTTTGATAGTCATAGATAGTCGTTTCTATCTAGGTCCTTAAGGTACGGTAACAGTGTCTCCGGGTTCCAGCAGTATGTTCTGTTCCAGATCTTCGCCATCGATGACATCGCCGTAGTCAAAAGGAAACACTTGGATTTCATTGCCGTTTCTGCGCAAGATACTGATAGAGCCTTCCTTCGCAAAAATCGACAAACCGCCCGCCAAACTGAGTGCTTGCAGAACGTCCAGGCGCCGGCCGGAAAACACTTGACCGGGTTTGTTGACCTTGCCGATAACGAACACTGAATTACCTTGATTGTTGAGCAGCTTGACGCTGACCGACGGGTCGGAGATGTAATCGGCCAGACGAGCCGTCAGATTGTCCTTCAATTCGGAGATGGTTTTGCCGGACGCGGCGACGGTGCCGATCAGCGGGAATACGATGGTCCCGTCGGGAGCGATCAGGATCTGCAATTGTTGCAAGCCTTCTTCCTTCCACACCGTGACTTCCAGGGCGTCGCCGGGAGACAGTTGGTAAGCCGCGTAGTTGGTGGTCTCGACGATGACGTTGGGTGCTGGCGGCGGGGTTGGGCTAACGGCCGGTTCGCTCGGAATCGCGGTGGCTTGGAGTTCGGGCTCGGCGCGGGTTACCGCCGGAAAAAGCAGACAAAACGACAAAAGAGTAATTACCTGTTTCAAAATGTTTCCCTTATGATGTTATTGAGGTTGCGATCCGTACGGTCCCGACAATTCTACGCCGCCGTCGCGGATTGTATGGACAAAATGTAACAGCAATGCGTCTTGGATAAATTTAGCCGGTTGCAGCGCGAATGGCTAGATATTTCATTCAATTATAATCTTTTATGCCTGCGTTTTGGGCGATATGGTCTCTAATTGTCTCAACTATAAAGGAGTTTCATGAGTAAGCCAATGATGCTTAACGAATTTTTACTGAAGATTCGAGATGACCAACCGGTGACATTTCAAGATTCGATCACCGTGATTTCGGAAAATTATCACTACCAGCCGACCGAATTCAGTAACGGGTCAATAGAGCCCTTGCTCAATCGCGCCGGGCAAAACGAAGGGTCGTGTAAGCTGTTTGCGTTCGGCGCGTTGCAGGGTTTGACGGTAGAGCAGACCTTGAGTTTGTTCGGCGATTATTATCGCAAGGACGTACTCGAACACCCGGATGGCGACGATCATCAAAATATTCGCCGTTTCATGCGCGACGGTTGGGACGGCATCCGCTTTAGCGGAGAGGTCTTGACGGCCAAATAAGTGAAAATCGACGTTTTGATCGTCGGTCAGGGTTTGGCCGGCAGCCTGCTAGCCTGGACTTTACTACGGCGCCGGCTGCGCGTCGTGTTGGTTGACGACGGCCGGGAGAGCGCGTCGAAAGTCGCGGCGGGTTTGATTAACCCGATCACCGGTCGGCGTTGGGTAAAGGCGGCATATCTGTCG harbors:
- a CDS encoding tetratricopeptide repeat protein; protein product: MTTKTTFLKTLGIAVLTTGLLACNGAEERKAKYMDEGKQLLQAGDFEKAQLAFKNVLQIDPKDWESRYQMAEALSKQGKIENAFKEYSTVVANSENHVMARVRVGQLLLLNRAVDEAEKMAGEALAKQPDNVEALVLLAGVQAAKNNDDTAIATIERALKQSPDDVSATLMMASIQTKLNQVDKAIGLLKQASEKKADSVPLRSMLAGLYAKSGQLGEAETLLASLIKLEPQQLQHYRTLALFQVSTQQLDKAEATLRDAVQQLPDNDTAKSYLVDFLLEKRSPEVATAELLPMIEKKPDAYDLRFKLANIQLGLKQVDKAEATLKEVVELDKLGASGISARNKLAALYSMTKRVDEAKVLNKEVLDNNPRDAEALTLRGQFALNDNKMPEAISDFRSVLVDQPNNIAVLKLLAAAHLRNNEDELARENMEKVVAAAPADEVARMDLAGLFMKAGRQDQAKQQLEALIKANPKSLKGLEALFKFELSQKHWDKAQDVATQVQQLSDKDATGFYMSGLGYQAENKLDASVEAFQKALDRKPDAIEPLTEMVKSLLVLKQPEKAVAKLQQVIKQQPDHFVAYNLLGGVYLNQQKFADAKAIYQKALTIKPEWYSPYRNLALIELAQKNQPEAEAIYRKGIEKTNGALELVDDLARLIHRSGNHEKVLALYEESYKAHPDSAVAVNNLASYISDFAATPENLQRAEKMAEPLAKANNANLLDTVGWIAYKQGKFDRAKELLLQVVEKAPNAAISRYHLGMVYFKLNDTVNAKEQLQKAVDGKVEFDGLAEAKETLAKL
- a CDS encoding CpsD/CapB family tyrosine-protein kinase, with product MNSIENLADKNTANPAAGLPSDKVNIAYTQTKVQKADERLLKQNRIISAFPQGKWLESYRMLRTRCLQQMDAMEWKTVAITSTGSGTGNSLTAANLAISMAMELDRTALLVDANLQNPSQHQLFGFPQGAGLSDYLLNDSELSTMLVNPGIERLVVLPAGKPLFNSTEMLRSPKMVRLVNELKSRYPSRIIIFDMPPILSHDDTLGFSPYVDCVLLVVDEGHTKTEELKHAANLLKGIDLLGSVFNKATDDKLSFEQV
- a CDS encoding lipopolysaccharide biosynthesis protein produces the protein MDNQTLDIKDYLKIIKRRRRFLYIPFLIIACIAAVLAVALPATYRSTSTILIEAQEIPVDLVRSTVTTFADQRIQIISQRIMTRPNLSEIIRKYDLYADNRKSEPEEKILEKMRSRIKVETISADVADQRNGKPTQATIAFTLTFDDRSPVLAQKVANELTSLFLKENIKARTESAENAAMFLSEESKRLKVKIQEIQNALANFKEKNLNQLPQISALNQQELTSLSNQLLSLDSQERSLQDRRFYLEGELAQLDPNALAVNATGNRVFDMKDRLKELQSQYPSVLSTHSASHPDVIKIKREIDSLQKEIGSNDDLNKLNAELTDKKAEQALLLKQYSEKHPDVQKLQKQITALQQSLVEAKSSGYSNVSLKPDNPAYITLKSQLDSVNTEIESLNYTRGKIQTKMEDLRSSLRQAPLVEKEYSDLIQELDNTNLRYREVSAREMEAQISQQLELERKGERFTLIDPPQEPLEPFSPNRIAILVLGIVFAGACGFGAVALTEMVDSTINSPKAVAAILGAEPLATIPYLESQQEKEQQSKHRLILIIAAIGAGLAALIAFHFIVMPLDVFWYKLLRVAGNA
- a CDS encoding polysaccharide biosynthesis/export family protein gives rise to the protein MKQVITLLSFCLLFPAVTRAEPELQATAIPSEPAVSPTPPPAPNVIVETTNYAAYQLSPGDALEVTVWKEEGLQQLQILIAPDGTIVFPLIGTVAASGKTISELKDNLTARLADYISDPSVSVKLLNNQGNSVFVIGKVNKPGQVFSGRRLDVLQALSLAGGLSIFAKEGSISILRRNGNEIQVFPFDYGDVIDGEDLEQNILLEPGDTVTVP
- a CDS encoding HopJ type III effector protein, with protein sequence MSKPMMLNEFLLKIRDDQPVTFQDSITVISENYHYQPTEFSNGSIEPLLNRAGQNEGSCKLFAFGALQGLTVEQTLSLFGDYYRKDVLEHPDGDDHQNIRRFMRDGWDGIRFSGEVLTAK